In the genome of Thiovulum sp. ES, one region contains:
- a CDS encoding NADH-ubiquinone/plastoquinone oxidoreductase chain 6 (PFAM: NADH-ubiquinone/plastoquinone oxidoreductase chain 6) — translation MNIEILLLIAVPILAVISLLTEKSVTALLTFSGMMFLLGIYYISMELQLLGFLQIFIYTGGIAVLMLFGLSLVGNVLPKGETSPFEIFSLTLFVGVISYAILTNLPEGSGELTSQTQFPSELLVVFAVIVSSLIYGSVKVISISKKRV, via the coding sequence ATGAATATAGAAATTCTATTGCTAATTGCTGTGCCAATCTTAGCTGTTATTTCTCTTCTTACAGAAAAAAGTGTTACTGCTCTTTTGACTTTTTCGGGAATGATGTTTCTTCTTGGAATTTACTACATTTCAATGGAGTTGCAACTTTTAGGCTTTCTCCAAATTTTTATTTATACTGGTGGAATTGCGGTTTTAATGCTTTTTGGTCTATCACTTGTTGGGAATGTCTTACCAAAAGGCGAAACTTCACCATTTGAAATTTTTAGCTTGACTCTTTTTGTTGGTGTTATTTCATATGCAATTCTTACAAATTTGCCTGAAGGTTCTGGCGAATTAACTTCACAAACTCAATTTCCATCAGAACTACTTGTTGTTTTTGCAGTAATTGTCTCATCTCTAATTTATGGTTCTGTAAAAGTCATCTCTATTTCTAAAAAAAGAGTTTAA
- a CDS encoding Mg chelatase-related protein (PFAM: Magnesium chelatase, subunit ChlI~TIGRFAM: Mg chelatase-related protein), with the protein MKKSLSATIRDLNADEVSIEVNFLRGLPRINLVGLASSEVKESVERVRSAISESGFRLPPKVITINLSPSEIKKSGSHFDLGIALLIAMFDDDEVDFSDWHIFGELGLDGSVKDSNAIFPAILSLKRENKIKKVLIPKASVSKVSQIPDIEIYGVGTIAEAVDHFKGIVTLKPTIGNELSSESMKIFEKSFHFIREFPLDFDQVFGQNVAKRASTIAVSGLHNMILEGSPGSGKSMIAKRLQYVLPPLQKDEILDIAKFEALNGENPNFLPKRPFRSPHHTASKGSIFGGGTRTAKIGEVSMANSGILFFDELPHFTKQILEAMREPLQDYSILISRVNSKIEYPADFLFVGAMNPCPCGYLMSKTKSCRCTDYEIRKYQNILSEPFWDRIDLYVAMDEVSPEDKGGITSNEIFGKMLEAFYKQIERGQTKLNGRLDERDLEQFSRISERGLEVLKRGSERFGLSLRGMNKVKKVARTIADLDSAKDIEKSHILEAFSYRRRNSS; encoded by the coding sequence TTGAAAAAATCTCTCTCCGCAACAATTCGCGATTTAAATGCTGATGAGGTCTCAATTGAAGTAAATTTTCTGCGAGGATTACCAAGAATAAATTTAGTTGGACTTGCATCAAGTGAAGTAAAAGAGTCTGTTGAAAGAGTCCGCTCAGCAATTTCAGAAAGTGGTTTTAGACTACCTCCAAAAGTAATTACAATAAATTTATCGCCCTCAGAAATTAAAAAAAGTGGTTCTCATTTTGATTTGGGAATTGCACTACTAATTGCTATGTTTGATGACGATGAGGTTGATTTTTCTGATTGGCACATTTTTGGCGAACTTGGTTTAGATGGAAGTGTAAAAGATAGTAATGCAATTTTTCCCGCAATCCTTTCACTCAAACGAGAAAATAAAATCAAAAAAGTTCTCATTCCAAAAGCATCAGTTTCAAAAGTTTCTCAAATACCAGATATTGAAATTTACGGAGTTGGGACAATTGCAGAAGCTGTTGATCATTTTAAAGGAATAGTAACTCTGAAACCAACAATTGGAAACGAGTTAAGTAGTGAAAGCATGAAAATTTTTGAAAAATCATTTCACTTTATTCGAGAATTTCCGCTCGATTTTGATCAGGTTTTTGGTCAAAATGTTGCAAAAAGAGCTTCAACAATTGCGGTTTCTGGACTCCACAATATGATTTTAGAGGGTTCGCCAGGTAGTGGAAAAAGCATGATTGCAAAAAGATTGCAGTATGTTTTACCGCCACTTCAAAAAGATGAAATTCTCGATATTGCAAAATTTGAGGCACTAAATGGAGAGAATCCAAATTTTCTGCCAAAAAGACCTTTCCGATCACCTCATCACACAGCAAGTAAAGGCAGTATTTTTGGAGGTGGAACTCGAACAGCAAAAATTGGTGAAGTCTCAATGGCAAATTCTGGAATTCTATTTTTTGATGAACTCCCACATTTTACAAAACAGATTTTAGAAGCGATGAGAGAACCACTACAAGATTACTCTATTTTGATTTCTAGAGTAAATTCTAAAATTGAATATCCCGCAGATTTTCTTTTTGTCGGTGCAATGAATCCTTGTCCGTGCGGATATTTGATGAGTAAAACAAAAAGTTGCCGATGCACCGATTATGAAATCCGAAAATATCAAAATATTCTTTCTGAACCTTTTTGGGATCGAATTGATTTATATGTTGCGATGGATGAGGTCTCCCCTGAAGACAAAGGCGGAATTACTTCAAATGAGATTTTTGGAAAAATGCTTGAAGCTTTTTATAAACAGATTGAGCGAGGACAAACTAAATTAAATGGTCGTCTTGATGAGAGAGATTTAGAACAGTTTTCGCGAATTTCTGAACGAGGTTTAGAAGTTTTAAAACGAGGTTCAGAAAGATTTGGTTTAAGCTTGAGAGGAATGAATAAAGTTAAAAAAGTAGCTCGAACAATTGCTGACTTAGATTCCGCTAAAGATATTGAAAAATCCCATATTTTAGAGGCTTTCTCATACCGTCGTCGAAATTCATCTTAA